In Phoenix dactylifera cultivar Barhee BC4 chromosome 11, palm_55x_up_171113_PBpolish2nd_filt_p, whole genome shotgun sequence, the following are encoded in one genomic region:
- the LOC103722489 gene encoding putative deoxyribonuclease TATDN1 isoform X1, whose translation MSSTVRMIDIAVNLTDNMFKGIYNGRQYHVADIPAVLARAWSAGVDRIIVTGGSLEESKEALAIAETDGRLFCTVGVHPTRCKEFEESGDPEKHFQTLVSLAKEGIQKGKVVAVGECGLDYDRLQFCPSETQKKYFEKQFELAEAVKLPMFLHMRAAAEDFCNILAQNKHRFSAGVAHSFTGSAEDRDKLLSFDNLFIGVNGCSLKTTENLDVLRGIPIERMMIETDSPYCGIKNTHAGIKFVKSVWPSKKKEKYEPDSTVKDRNEPCIVRQVLEVVAGCKGIGDAEHLSKTLYHNTCRVFFPQDLDTAADALLESGLNIQ comes from the exons ATGTCTTCCACCGTCAGAATGATAG ACATTGCCGTCAACCTCACAG ATAATATGTTCAAGGGGATATACAATGGCAGGCAATATCACGTGGCAGACATCCCGGCTGTGCTGGCCAGGGCGTGGAGTGCCGGCGTCGACCGCATCATC GTCACAGGGGGTTCGCTTGAGGAATCAAAGGAGGCCCTCGCCATCGCAGAGACCGATG GACGACTCTTCTGTACAGTTGGTGTGCATCCCACTAGATGCAAG gagttTGAAGAGAGTGGTGATCCTGAGAAGCACTTTCAGACACTTGTGTCGTTGGCCAAAGAGGGAATTCAGAAAGGGAAG GTGGTGGCAGTTGGTGAATGTGGACTGGATTATGACAGGCTTCAATTCTGCCCTTCTGAAACACAGAAGAA GTACTTTGAAAAGCAATTCGAATTGGCAGAGGCTGTGAAACTACCCATGTTTCTGCACATGCGTGCTGCTGCTGAAGACTTTTGTAACATTTTAGCTCAAAATAAGCACAG GTTCAGTGCTGGGGTTGCTCATTCATTTACTGGTAGTGCAGAAGATCGTGACAAACTTCTATCATTTGATAATCTTTTTATAG GTGTTAATGGGTGCTCTTTGAAGACAACTGAGAATCTTGATGTTCTGAGAGGCATTCCAATTGAGAGGATGATGATAGAGACAGACTCACCATACTGTGGAATCAAGAATACTCATGCCGGCATAAAATTTGTGAAATCAGTCTGGCCTtctaagaaaaaagagaagtaTGAGCCTGACTCAACTGTTAAAGATCGCAATGAGCCTTGTATAGTTAG GCAAGTCCTTGAGGTGGTTGCTGGTTGTAAAGGTATTGGTGATGCAGAACACTTGAGCAAAACATTATACCATAATACTTGCAG GGTCTTCTTTCCCCAAGACTTAGATACAGCTGCAGATGCTCTTCTAGAAAGTGGTCTTAACATCCAGTGA
- the LOC103722489 gene encoding putative deoxyribonuclease TATDN1 isoform X2, giving the protein MSSTVRMIDNMFKGIYNGRQYHVADIPAVLARAWSAGVDRIIVTGGSLEESKEALAIAETDGRLFCTVGVHPTRCKEFEESGDPEKHFQTLVSLAKEGIQKGKVVAVGECGLDYDRLQFCPSETQKKYFEKQFELAEAVKLPMFLHMRAAAEDFCNILAQNKHRFSAGVAHSFTGSAEDRDKLLSFDNLFIGVNGCSLKTTENLDVLRGIPIERMMIETDSPYCGIKNTHAGIKFVKSVWPSKKKEKYEPDSTVKDRNEPCIVRQVLEVVAGCKGIGDAEHLSKTLYHNTCRVFFPQDLDTAADALLESGLNIQ; this is encoded by the exons ATGTCTTCCACCGTCAGAATGATAG ATAATATGTTCAAGGGGATATACAATGGCAGGCAATATCACGTGGCAGACATCCCGGCTGTGCTGGCCAGGGCGTGGAGTGCCGGCGTCGACCGCATCATC GTCACAGGGGGTTCGCTTGAGGAATCAAAGGAGGCCCTCGCCATCGCAGAGACCGATG GACGACTCTTCTGTACAGTTGGTGTGCATCCCACTAGATGCAAG gagttTGAAGAGAGTGGTGATCCTGAGAAGCACTTTCAGACACTTGTGTCGTTGGCCAAAGAGGGAATTCAGAAAGGGAAG GTGGTGGCAGTTGGTGAATGTGGACTGGATTATGACAGGCTTCAATTCTGCCCTTCTGAAACACAGAAGAA GTACTTTGAAAAGCAATTCGAATTGGCAGAGGCTGTGAAACTACCCATGTTTCTGCACATGCGTGCTGCTGCTGAAGACTTTTGTAACATTTTAGCTCAAAATAAGCACAG GTTCAGTGCTGGGGTTGCTCATTCATTTACTGGTAGTGCAGAAGATCGTGACAAACTTCTATCATTTGATAATCTTTTTATAG GTGTTAATGGGTGCTCTTTGAAGACAACTGAGAATCTTGATGTTCTGAGAGGCATTCCAATTGAGAGGATGATGATAGAGACAGACTCACCATACTGTGGAATCAAGAATACTCATGCCGGCATAAAATTTGTGAAATCAGTCTGGCCTtctaagaaaaaagagaagtaTGAGCCTGACTCAACTGTTAAAGATCGCAATGAGCCTTGTATAGTTAG GCAAGTCCTTGAGGTGGTTGCTGGTTGTAAAGGTATTGGTGATGCAGAACACTTGAGCAAAACATTATACCATAATACTTGCAG GGTCTTCTTTCCCCAAGACTTAGATACAGCTGCAGATGCTCTTCTAGAAAGTGGTCTTAACATCCAGTGA
- the LOC103722491 gene encoding RNA-binding protein CP33, chloroplastic, with protein sequence MAAAATFRSLLHGIPSFPCRSPAVATILPETKLIPVKPPLRAILRLPLLSQHRLLRGAAAASAAAAYTDTDGYEPDAGDEVEEGEDEEQQQQQQPLATKSVRPRDAARLYVGNLPFSMTPTQLAEVFGQAGTVETVEVIYDRVTDRSRGFAFVTMGSVEEANEAIRMFDGSQVGGRIVKVNFPEVPRGGEREVMGPRMRTRGYIDSPHKIYAGNLGWTVTSEDLRNAFAAQPGILGAKVIFERDTGRSRGFGFVSFASAKEAQAAMETMNGVEVEGRPLRLSPAARTPAASPSQDSGVEVDSQEASSASLEVSGKEESSVQSSVSY encoded by the exons ATGGCCGCCGCCGCTACTTTCCGCTCTCTACTCCACGGCATCCCGTCCTTTCCCTGCCGCTCTCCCGCCGTCGCCACTATCCTTCCCGAAACCAAACTTATCCCGGTAAAACCACCCCTCAGAGCCATCctccgcctccctctcctctcccagcaccgcctcctccgcggcgccgccgccgcctccgccgctgCCGCGTACACCGACACTGACGGCTACGAACCGGACGCCGGTGATGAAGTGGAAGAAGGCGAAGACgaggagcagcagcagcagcagcagccgcTCGCGACCAAGTCAGTGCGACCCCGGGACGCGGCGCGGCTGTACGTCGGCAACCTCCCATTCTCCATGACCCCCACCCAGCTCGCCGAGGTCTTCGGCCAGGCTGGCACCGTCGAGACCGTCGAG GTAATCTATGATCGCGTCACCGACCGGAGCCGGGGCTTCGCCTTCGTCACCATGGGCAGCGTCGAGGAAGCCAATGAAGCCATCCGGATGTTCGATGGATCT CAAGTGGGGGGCAGGATAGTGAAGGTAAACTTCCCGGAGGTgccgagaggaggagagagggaggtgaTGGGGCCGAGGATGAGGACCCGGGGGTACATTGATAGCCCTCACAAGATCTATGCTGGCAATCTTGGATGGACCGTCACCTCCGAGGATCTGAGAAATGCGTTTGCTGCGCAGCCTGGCATACTTGGTGCCAAGGTCATCTTCGAGCGCGATACCGGCAGGTCCAGGGGATTCGGCTTCGTCTCCTTCGCATCTGCCAAGGAGGCCCAGGCTGCCATGGAAACCATGAATGGAGTG GAGGTCGAAGGGCGGCCTCTGCGATTGAGTCCGGCAGCGAGGACTCCGGCCGCCAGTCCTTCACAGGACTCTGGAGTAGAGGTTGACTCTCAAGAAGCCTCATCAGCTTCATTGGAGGTGTCTGGGAAAGAAGAAAGCTCAGTGCAGTCTAGTGTTAGCTACTGA